The Bradyrhizobium barranii subsp. barranii genome segment GCCGTCAGCGATGGGACGGAAGACGATCCGATCCAGAAGCGGGGAGATCGGCGTGATCAGCATCAGCGCCAGCACGAGCCTGACGGCAAGCGGCGGGTCCAGGCGCATGACAAGCCAGGCTGCACCGACCACGGCGAGCGGAAGCAGGAGATAGAAGGACAGCGCGCGGGGCAGCAGCCGGAGTTCGCCGGAGCGCACCAGCGAGATGATCTCGATCAGGGTCGCAAGACAGGCCAGGATCACAACCAGCGCTCCCGTGCCGGGAAAGCGCTTCGCGTCGAGGGCGGCAAGCGTCAGCGCGGTGAAGGCCGCGATGTCGCCGAAGGGAATGAAGATGACTCGCGTCACCGTGAAGATCAGGACGGTCCCGATCGCCACCAGGGCATAGACGGCCCCGGTGGCGATCCCGTCGATCGCGAGAATGGCTGCAATGTCGCTCGTCATTGAGACGTCGTTGCTCCCTGTGATGCCGGGGCCATTGATCCGGTTATGGCGCGTACTTCCAGGCGCCGCCGGTCAGGCGCACCACGACGAGCGAGCGCTCGTCGACACCGGTGACCGCACCGGGCTTGAAATTGTAGACGGCATGCACGCCCGGCAGCTCCTTGGTGCTGAGGATCGCGTCCCGCAGCGCCGTGCGGAATTCCGCCGTTCCGGGCTTGGCGGTCTTCAACGCGCGCTCGGCGGCGTTGGCGAAGATCAGCCAGGCGTCGAAGGAATAGGCGGAGAAGCCGTCGGTGGTCGGGATGTTATGCGTCTTCTGGTATACGCTGCGGAAATCCAGCGCGATCTTCTTGGCAAAGTGCTCGTCGGGAAGCTGCTCGGCGACGATCACGGGACCCGCGGAGACCTGAATGCCGTCGGCCGCCTTGCCGCCGACGTTGACGAAGTCCGGATTGACGAGTGCCACCGTGCCGTAGGTGTTTCCCTTGAAGCCCCGCTCGGCGAGCGTGATGAGCGGCAGCGCGCCTTGCGTACCCGAGCCGCCGTCCAGCACGGCGTCGGGACGTGCGGCCATCACCTTGAGAATCTGCGCGGTGACCGAGGTGTCGGTGCGGGCATAGCGCTCGTTGGTCTGAATCTTGATGTCGCCGGCGGCCTCGGCGGCCTTGGCGCCGTTGTAGACGAGGTCGCCCCAGGCATCGGAGAAGCCGACATAGCCGATGTTCTTCATGCCGTCGCGCTTCATGCGGTCGGCGACGATCTTGACGAGGAGAGAGGCCGGCTGCGGCACCGACACCACCCACTGCTCCGGCGTATCCGGCAGCTTGCCGATCGGCGAGACCGCGATCATCGGCACTTTCAGCTCGCTCGCCACCGCCGCCATGGCGATGGTCGAGGGCGCCGTGGCCGTGCCGATCAGGAGGTCCACCTTCTCTTCTTCCACCAGCTTGCGCGCATTGCGGGTCGCGGCCGACGGGTCGGAGCCGTCGTCGAGCTGGATCAGGCGAATGGTCTCGCCGTTGATGGTCTTCCTGTATTCATAGGCGGCATTGATGCCGCGCCCATAGGGGATTCCGATCGACGAGCCGTTGCCGCTCAGCGAGGTGACGAAGCCGATGGTGATGTCGGCCTGCGCAGCCGGCGCTGCGAAGAGTCCGGCGACAAGTGCGAGTAGGCTCAGAGTCTTGCGCATACGCGTTCTCCTCCGTTGGTGCTGGATAGGAATGCCTCGAAGCTGCCGTGCGGGGAGCCCGAACGACGAATGAACCGATTGAAAACATTGCTGCAGCGCCGAAATCCGGGCGCGACCGAAGAGGGTTTGCTCGGCCGGATCTCAGCGGCCATGGCGCTGGTTGCCGCTCGAACGACAGGCCCATCGGCAGATGCGGGCGGGAATTTCCTGAAGCAACGAAAGGCTGTTGGCCCGGCCGCGATGCGCGGCCGGCGATGCTGTTGCTGCCGGCTGTTCGAGCACGGCGACTGTCCACACGATCGAGTCTCTCAAAATCGGTGCCCTGCAACATCCACCGGTCCCTGGCCGGTGAGGAATTACTTAAAGCCTAAAGTATTGTTGGTGGAGCCGTCAACACGTGTCACGGCTCCGTCAGAAAAAATGTTGTTGCATACAATTTCGCCAGAGTGCGGCGCCTCAGTGCCGATCGAGCGTACAAAATGGCCGGGCTTCCCTTGCGGTGGCGGTGGCCGTCGGCGGCGACGCCGAGCGCATTTGACGCGTGAATTAGTTTATGATTGAAATATATTTATCGGCCGTCGACGACCGATCCTCCGATCACCGCCTGAGGAGAAGGACGATGCGCATCTTCTGGCAGAGCTTCGTTGATGCGAGCGTGAACGCGCCCTACATGGCGCGGCTGTCGGAATACCTCAACAACATCGCTGCATCAGGCACGACAGTTCACGTCGAGGGCATTTCGCCGCCCGACCGGGAGTTCGGACGGCTCGCGGAATTGCGCTGTGCCGTCCAGGCGATCGACAACGGCATCACGGCCGAGGAGGGCGGGTTCGACGCCTTCGTGATGGGACATTTCCAGGATTCCGGACTCTACGAATTGCGTTCGACGCTCGACATTCCGGTGATCGGGACCGGCGAGGCGACGTTGCTGGCGGCCTCTCAGCTCGGCCGGAGGCTCGGCCTTGTGACGCTCGATCCCGTCTTCGAGGTCTGGCACTACGAGCAGGCCGAGCGTTATGGCCTCGGCGATCGCGTGGTCCACGTGACCGGCCTTGGCTGCAAGCCGGCGGATTTCGCCGATGCCTTTGACGGAGATCAGGCCGCGCAAGCCCGCA includes the following:
- a CDS encoding aspartate/glutamate racemase family protein, giving the protein MRIFWQSFVDASVNAPYMARLSEYLNNIAASGTTVHVEGISPPDREFGRLAELRCAVQAIDNGITAEEGGFDAFVMGHFQDSGLYELRSTLDIPVIGTGEATLLAASQLGRRLGLVTLDPVFEVWHYEQAERYGLGDRVVHVTGLGCKPADFADAFDGDQAAQARMIKDFVACARPLVEHGADVVIPAGVLPGLLIGREHGLKVGHAPVVNCAAVALKSAEMWVQLRQLNGTEPSRGPSFKRASAQARDDFRALLARNSR
- a CDS encoding ABC transporter substrate-binding protein, which encodes MRKTLSLLALVAGLFAAPAAQADITIGFVTSLSGNGSSIGIPYGRGINAAYEYRKTINGETIRLIQLDDGSDPSAATRNARKLVEEEKVDLLIGTATAPSTIAMAAVASELKVPMIAVSPIGKLPDTPEQWVVSVPQPASLLVKIVADRMKRDGMKNIGYVGFSDAWGDLVYNGAKAAEAAGDIKIQTNERYARTDTSVTAQILKVMAARPDAVLDGGSGTQGALPLITLAERGFKGNTYGTVALVNPDFVNVGGKAADGIQVSAGPVIVAEQLPDEHFAKKIALDFRSVYQKTHNIPTTDGFSAYSFDAWLIFANAAERALKTAKPGTAEFRTALRDAILSTKELPGVHAVYNFKPGAVTGVDERSLVVVRLTGGAWKYAP